In one window of Mercurialis annua linkage group LG4, ddMerAnnu1.2, whole genome shotgun sequence DNA:
- the LOC126677920 gene encoding condensin-1 complex subunit CAP-D2: MAPHFVFPQTLRSLEEDPTDDTTNNNRLYVQTLADLVSLRPSQLEEFVKGVSFDLSDKELFCIEEQDVFDRVYSLVLNFATLSSSCKLNLVESLRSNLSVLLPNVDSLSRVSHCQDSDDTPLLDRVTSHRNAFKIYTFFLLHIVLAEESIANANTANLKVTASARKKKPVKSWNWEPQRGRILNVIANSLEVNLSLLFGSSDPDENCLSFIVKNAFSMCENPVLLKDSDTKDALCRMIGACATKYHYAAQSCASIIYLIHKYDFIVTHMADAVARAEKKYADGTLASSLIREIGRTNVKAYVKDTVGAENVGRFLVELADRMPKFVSTHIGLLVPHFGGESYKIRNALVGVLGKLVAKAFKDVEGEVSSKSVRLRAKQAMLEILLERCRDVAAFTRSRVLQVWAELCEEHSVSIGLWNELAAVAAGRLEDKTAMVRKASLNLLIMMLQHNPFGPQLRIASFEATLEQYKKKLNELEPDASEQNLRDDLQSNNNTSNVEDEVDNLNAEEVAEKQQESLTDSLAQLDDASSQKDSSVPDVGNTEQTRALVASLEAGLRFSQCISATMPTLVQLMASSSSTDVENTILLLMRCRQFQIDGAEECLRKMLPLVFTQDKSIYEAVENAFMTIYVRKSPVETAKNLLSLAIESNIGDLAALEFIINALVSKGEISTSTISTLWDFFCFNVSGTTAEQSRGALSVLCMAAKSSPCILGSHLQDIIDIGFGRWAKVEPLLARTACIAFQRLSIEDRKKLLVSNGSRIFGILESLITGFWLPESIWYAAADKAITAIYIIHPTPETIAADIVKKLLSSVFDCSGGHDGQNETDSSSANVLTEVQVSKLSRYLFVLSHVAMNQLLYIESCVRKIQKQKTKEKLVTDVDNVHKTGTKPDDQPNGNNINAELGVAASEDAILDALSERAEQEIISGGSSEKNVIGFCASFLSKLCRNISLMQKYPVLQASGMLALCRFMIIDANFCDANLQLLFTVVESAPSETVRINCTIALGDLAVRFPNLLEPWTENMYARLRDPSVSVRKNAVLVLSHLILNDMMKVKGHINEMAMCLEDEDERISNLARLFFHELSKKGSNPVYNLLPDILGKLSAKNLKRESFCNIMQFLIGSIKKDRQMEALVEKLCNRFCGVTAVKQWEYISYCLAQLAFTEKGMRKLIESFKTYEHALSEDSVADHFRSIISKAKKFAKPELKSCIEEFEEKLQKFHMERKEQELTARNADIHRQKVENVERVIMARNEDAECEESIITEDGEVVDPCTEEISRCTNEISDAKSNDLDEGSGISSSEVMQTEPDEFEEVLSPKVTTKGSSRARVKKSKTNEQKNGVSATTRRSTRSKDR, from the exons ATGGCTCCACACTTCGTCTTCCCTCAAACCCTCCGATCACTAGAGGAAGACCCAACCGACGACACCACCAACAACAACCGCCTCTACgttcaaaccctagccgacctcGTTTCCCTCCGCCCCTCCCAACTCGAAGAATTCGTCAAAG GCGTCTCCTTCGATCTCTCTGATAAAGAACTGTTCTGCATTGAGGAACAAGATGTGTTCGATCGTGTGTACTCGTTAGTACTGAATTTCGCTACTCTCTCGTCGTCTTGTAAACTCAATCTTGTCGAAAGCCTTCGGTCTAATCTCAGTGTTCTTCTTCCGAATGTTGATTCGCTTTCGCGGGTTTCGCATTGCCAAGATAGTGATGATACTCCCTTGCTCGATAGGGTTACGTCACATAGAAATGCTTTTAagatttatactttttttcttCTCCATATTGTTCTTGCCGAGGAGTCAATTGCCAATGCCAATACCGCCAATTTGAAG GTGACTGCAAGTGCCAGGAAGAAAAAGCCTGTGAAGTCGTGGAATTGGGAACCACAAAGGGGTCGAATACTTAATGTGATAGCTAATTCGTTAGAAGTCAACCTTTCGTTGCTCTTTGGATCATCGGATCCTGATGAAAATTGTCTCTCTTTCATTGTGAA AAATGCTTTCTCTATGTGTGAGAATCCAGTACTTCTAAAAGACTCCGATACAAAAGATGCTCTGTGTCGTATGATTGGGGCTTGTGCTACAAAGTATCACTACGCAGCACAATCATGTGCTTCAATCATATATCTAATTCATAAATATGATTTCATTGTAACCCACATGGCTGATGCGGTTGCTAGAGCTGAGAAAAAGTATGCTGATGGCACTCTTGCAAGTTCTCTTATCAGAGAGATTGGGAGGACAAATGTTAAAGCTTATGTTAAGGATACTGTTGGAGCTGAAAATGTTGGGCGTTTCCTTGTAGAACTTGCTGATAGGATGCCGAAGTTTGTTTCAACGCACATAGGTTTGTTGGTCCCACACTTTGGTGGGGAATCATATAAAATAAGGAATGCTCTAGTTGGCGTTTTGGGAAAGTTAGTAGCTAAGGCTTTTAAGGATGTTGAGGGTGAAGTGAGTTCGAAGTCTGTGCGTCTTCGAGCAAAGCAAGCCATGTTGGAAATCTTACTTGAACGGTGTAGAGATGTTGCAGCCTTTACTAGGAGTCGAGTTCTTCAGGTTTGGGCTGAGCTATGTGAAGAGCATTCTGTTTCAATTGGTTTGTGGAATGAGCTTGCAGCAGTTGCTGCTGGGAGATTGGAGGATAAAACTGCAATGGTTAGAAAAGCTTCTTTAAATTTACTTATCATGATGTTGCAGCATAATCCCTTTGGTCCACAACTTCGAATAGCTTCATTTGAAGCAACATTGGAGCAGTACAAGAAGAAATTGAATGAGCTTGAGCCGGATGCAAGTGAACAGAATCTTAGGGATGATTTGCAATCTAATAATAATACTTCTAATGTAGAGGATGAGGTTGATAATTTAAATGCTGAAGAGGTGGCTGAGAAGCAGCAAGAAAGTCTGACTGATAGTTTGGCTCAATTGGATGATGCTTCTAGTCAGAAGGATAGCTCAGTTCCAGATGTTGGGAACACGGAGCAAACTCGGGCCCTAGTTGCATCTCTTGAGGCTGGCTTGAGGTTCTCTCAGTGCATATCTGCCACGATGCCTACACTTGTTCAATTAATGGCTTCTTCGTCTTCCACAGATGTTGAGAACACAATTCTTTTGCTAATGAGGTGCAGACAGTTTCAAATTGACGGGGCAGAAGAATGCCTTCGGAAGATGTTGCCACTG GTGTTCACTCAAGACAAATCCATCTATGAAGCTGTGGAGAATGCCTTTATGACTATTTATGTAAGGAAAAGTCCGGTAGAAACAGCTAAAAATCTTTTGAGTCTTGCAATTGAATCAAATATTGGAGATCTTGCAGCTTTGGAATTTATCATTAATGCGCTGGTCTCTAAAGGTGAAATATCTACAAGCACG ATATCGACCTTATGGGATTTCTTTTGCTTTAATGTTAGTGGAACCACAGCCGAACAAAGTCGTGGTGCTTTATCTGTTCTTTGCATGGCTGCAAAATCATCCCCGTGCATTCTTGGCTCTCACTTGCAAGATATTATTGATATTGGATTTGGTCGCTGGGCTAAAGTTGAACCTTTGCTTGCCAGAACGGCATGCATTGCTTTTCAAAGATTGTCTATAGAGGATAGAAAAAAGTTGCTGGTTAGTAATGGTAGCCGGATATTTGGTATTCTGGAAAGCTTAATTACTGGATTTTGGCTCCCAGAAAGCATATGGTATGCTGCTGCAGATAAAGCAATCACTGCCATATATATAATCCATCCAACTCCAGAAACCATAGCTGCTGATATTGTGAAGAAACTGCTTAGTTCAGTTTTTGATTGTAGTGGAGGGCATGATGGGCAGAATGAAACTGACAGTAGCAGTGCCAATGTTCTCACAGAAGTTCAAGTATCAAAACTTAGTAGATATTTATTTGTCTTAAGTCATGTTGCCATGAACCAGTTGCTATACATAGAATCTTGTGTTCGGAAAATCCAGAAGCAGAAGACGAAGGAAAAATTGGTTACTGATGTTGACAATGTTCATAAAACTGGCACAAAGCCAGATGATCAACCAAAT GGCAATAATATCAATGCTGAACTAGGTGTTGCTGCCTCAGAAGATGCAATTCTTGATGCACTTTCTGAAAGAGCAGAGCAAGAGATCATTTCTGGCGGTTCCAGTGAGAAGAACGTGATTGGATTTTGTGCCTCTTTCCTTTCAAAGCTTTGTAGAAATATTAGTTTGATGCAAAAG TATCCAGTACTCCAGGCATCTGGAATGCTTGCTCTTTGTAGATTTATGATTATTGATGCAAATTTTTG TGATGCAAATCTCCAGCTGCTCTTCACTGTTGTGGAAAGCGCTCCATCCGAAACTGTTCGCATCAATTGCACAATTGCTCTAGGAGATTTGGCAGTTCGCTTTCCAAATTTGTTAGAACCATGGACTGAGAACATGTATGCTAGGTTACGAGATCCTTCAGTCTCTGTTAGAAAAAATGCTGTGTTAGTTCTTTCACATCTTATCTTAAATGACATGATGAAG GTGAAGGGTCATATTAATGAGATGGCGATGTGTttagaagatgaagatgaaagGATATCAAATCTGGCCAGACTTTTCTTCCATGAGTTGTCTAAGAAAG GAAGCAATCCTGTTTATAATTTACTTCCAGATATACTTGGCAAATTATCTGCCAAGAATCTCAAGAGGGAATCTTTCTGCAACATCATGCAGTTCTTAATTGGTTCTATCAAAAAG GACAGACAAATGGAAGCTCTTGTTGAAAAGCTGTGCAATCGGTTTTGTGGAGTCACTG CTGTTAAGCAGTGGGAATATATATCTTATTGCCTTGCGCAACTGGCCTTTACTGAAAAGGGAATGAGAAAACTCATTGAATCATTCAAGACATATGAGCATGCCCTGTCTGAGGATTCTGTGGCAGACCATTTCAGAAGCATAATTAGCAAG GCTAAAAAGTTTGCGAAACCAGAACTTAAATCGTGTATTGAGGAGTTTGAGGAGAAGCTTCAGAAATTCCACATGGAAAGGAAGGAGCAGGAATTGACTGCAAGAAACGCAGATATTCATCGGCAGAAGGTCGAAAATGTAGAACGTGTCATCATGGCTAGAAATGAGGATGCTGAGTGTGAAGAATCCATTATAACTGaag ATGGCGAAGTAGTTGATCCTTGCACGGAAGAGATCTCTCGTTGTACGAATGAAATATCAGATGCAAAATCCAATGACTTGGATGAAGGTTCAGGTATTTCCAGTAGTGAGGTGATGCAGACAGAGCCAGATGAATTTGAAGAAGTCCTGTCACCAAAAGTTACTACAAAAG GGAGCTCCAGAGCTAGAGTAAAGAAAAGCAAGACGAATGAGCAGAAGAATGGCGTTTCTGCAACCACTAGAAGATCGACGAGATCAAAGGATAGGTAA